Proteins encoded in a region of the Verrucomicrobiia bacterium genome:
- a CDS encoding TRAP transporter large permease subunit, with protein MSAPGFQPPPAPATGDPPPPVAAAKIRPTARLENGVLVVLLGGMLLLPVLELLRRRGLIPFGIQSPEAWLGHFNLLVGVVGGAIAAREGRLLALSTLPQFLPQNWMRHTASLVAGLVAAAIAAALCLASWQLTAAEKLSGRTLAYGIPVWILLGALPLGFAAIALRLAWRAGPSWPWRTAAFTLATLLLVAAWKPPADPAALVVPALLLLLLAAILGAPIFAVLGGAAVILFWGRGDPLASIPLDHYEQVVNPLLPMVPLFTLTGYFLAESGASRRLVRVFLAWFGSIRGGPAIVTALVCAFFTTFTGGSGVTILALGGLLYPILVAARYRERDALGLLTGAGSLGILLPPCLPLILYAIVANVPITQLFLAGLLPGLFMVGLASAWGVYAGPRLTTAERRFNLHEALAASWAAKWELLLPFVAFAGLFFCLPAEAAALTALYALLTQTLLHRDLHWRRDVPRVMTECGLLVGGVLLILGVAMGFTNFLITAQVPDHAADWVQAAIRSPWVFLLALNLFLILVGCLMDIYAAIVVVVPLIVPIGLAFGLDPLHLGILFMANLQLGYLTPPVGMNLFLASYRFGKPLPEVIRATFPMLLILGAGVLVITYLPALTTWLPRLFSR; from the coding sequence ATGAGCGCCCCCGGATTCCAACCTCCCCCGGCCCCGGCTACCGGCGACCCGCCTCCCCCGGTCGCCGCCGCCAAAATCCGCCCGACAGCCCGCCTCGAGAACGGCGTCCTCGTGGTCCTCCTCGGCGGCATGCTCCTGCTCCCGGTCCTCGAATTGCTCCGGCGCCGCGGCCTGATCCCCTTCGGCATCCAAAGCCCCGAAGCCTGGCTCGGCCATTTCAACCTCCTCGTCGGTGTGGTCGGCGGCGCCATTGCCGCCCGGGAAGGTCGTCTCCTCGCCCTCTCCACCCTCCCCCAGTTCCTCCCGCAAAACTGGATGCGCCACACCGCGTCCCTCGTCGCCGGTCTCGTCGCCGCCGCCATCGCCGCCGCCCTCTGCCTCGCAAGCTGGCAGCTCACCGCCGCCGAAAAGCTCTCCGGTCGCACCCTCGCCTACGGGATCCCCGTCTGGATCCTGCTCGGCGCCCTCCCCCTTGGCTTCGCCGCCATCGCCCTGCGCCTGGCCTGGCGCGCCGGCCCCTCCTGGCCCTGGCGCACCGCAGCCTTCACGCTCGCCACCCTCCTCCTCGTCGCCGCCTGGAAACCTCCCGCCGACCCCGCCGCCCTCGTCGTCCCAGCCCTCCTCCTCCTCCTGCTCGCCGCCATCCTCGGCGCCCCCATCTTTGCCGTCCTCGGCGGCGCGGCGGTCATCCTGTTCTGGGGACGCGGCGACCCGCTCGCCTCCATTCCCCTCGATCACTACGAACAGGTGGTGAACCCCCTCCTCCCCATGGTGCCCCTCTTCACCCTCACGGGGTACTTCCTCGCGGAAAGCGGCGCCTCACGACGCCTGGTCCGCGTCTTCCTCGCCTGGTTCGGCTCCATCCGCGGCGGCCCGGCCATCGTCACCGCCCTGGTCTGCGCCTTCTTCACCACCTTCACCGGCGGCTCCGGCGTCACCATCCTCGCCCTCGGCGGCCTCCTCTACCCCATCCTCGTCGCCGCCCGCTACCGCGAACGGGATGCCCTCGGTCTCCTCACCGGCGCCGGTTCCCTCGGCATCCTCCTGCCCCCCTGCCTCCCCCTCATCCTCTACGCCATCGTCGCCAACGTCCCCATCACCCAGCTCTTCCTCGCCGGCTTGCTGCCAGGTCTCTTCATGGTCGGACTCGCCTCCGCCTGGGGCGTCTATGCCGGACCCCGCCTCACCACCGCCGAACGCCGCTTCAACCTCCACGAAGCCCTCGCCGCCTCCTGGGCTGCCAAATGGGAACTCCTCCTGCCGTTCGTGGCCTTCGCCGGCCTCTTCTTCTGCCTCCCCGCCGAAGCCGCCGCCCTCACCGCCCTCTACGCCCTCCTCACCCAGACCCTCCTCCATCGCGACCTCCACTGGCGCCGCGATGTGCCGCGCGTCATGACCGAATGCGGCCTCCTCGTCGGCGGCGTCCTCCTCATCCTCGGCGTCGCCATGGGCTTCACCAACTTCCTCATCACCGCCCAGGTCCCCGATCACGCCGCCGACTGGGTCCAGGCCGCCATCCGTTCCCCCTGGGTCTTCCTCCTCGCCCTCAATCTCTTCCTCATCCTCGTGGGCTGCCTCATGGACATCTACGCCGCCATCGTCGTCGTCGTGCCCCTGATCGTTCCCATCGGACTGGCCTTCGGCCTCGACCCCCTCCACCTCGGAATCCTCTTCATGGCCAATCTCCAGCTCGGTTACCTCACCCCGCCCGTCGGCATGAACCTCTTCCTCGCCTCCTACCGCTTCGGCAAACCCCTCCCCGAAGTCATCCGCGCCACCTTCCCCATGCTCCTCATCCTCGGCGCCGGCGTCCTCGTCATCACCTACCTCCCCGCCCTCACCACCTGGCTCCCTCGCCTGTTCAGCCGCTGA
- a CDS encoding phosphatidylglycerophosphatase A codes for MNGRPDRWWVWVAEGFGVGRLRVAPGTWGSLLGVGWFLLLLVPGRAWVFAAGCAGAIGAAVWVCGRAERVLGRHDPGSVVLDEIVAVPLCFVPLLAGWGAFPGVAAWWGWAPWWWLALGFGLFRVFDIAKPWPVGWLQRWPGGWGIVADDVAAACWVAVLMGLGIGFGWIEAGRAP; via the coding sequence GTGAACGGGCGCCCGGACAGGTGGTGGGTTTGGGTGGCCGAGGGATTCGGGGTGGGGCGATTGCGGGTGGCGCCGGGGACGTGGGGTTCGCTGCTGGGGGTGGGGTGGTTTCTGCTGCTGCTGGTGCCGGGGCGGGCGTGGGTGTTTGCGGCGGGGTGTGCGGGGGCGATCGGGGCGGCGGTGTGGGTGTGCGGGCGTGCGGAACGGGTGCTGGGCCGGCACGATCCGGGGTCGGTGGTGCTGGATGAGATTGTGGCTGTGCCGCTGTGTTTTGTGCCCTTGCTGGCGGGTTGGGGGGCGTTTCCCGGAGTGGCGGCGTGGTGGGGTTGGGCGCCGTGGTGGTGGCTGGCGCTGGGGTTCGGGCTGTTCCGGGTGTTCGACATTGCCAAGCCGTGGCCGGTGGGGTGGTTGCAACGGTGGCCCGGAGGGTGGGGCATTGTGGCGGACGATGTGGCGGCGGCGTGCTGGGTGGCGGTGTTGATGGGGTTGGGGATCGGGTTCGGTTGGATCGAGGCGGGGAGGGCGCCATGA
- the pgsA gene encoding CDP-diacylglycerol--glycerol-3-phosphate 3-phosphatidyltransferase — protein sequence MNLPNRLTLSRLVLTVLFLGALLARFPLHETVALGLFVAASVTDYLDGEIARRQGLITNFGILMDPLADKILVCSAFIAFVELDWMPAWMVIVIVARELAITGLRLLAASQNLVLAAEGFGKHKTVSQIVCISAILTSMAYPTWGAWARAFFEFAIVTPWVGWFTEAAKWMAVGLTVLSGSVYLWRNRSVYLSDV from the coding sequence ATGAATCTGCCGAATCGTCTGACCTTGTCGCGGCTGGTGTTGACGGTGCTGTTCTTGGGGGCGCTTCTGGCGCGATTTCCGCTGCATGAGACGGTGGCGCTGGGGTTGTTTGTGGCGGCGAGCGTGACGGACTATCTGGATGGAGAGATTGCGCGGAGGCAGGGGCTGATCACGAATTTCGGGATTCTGATGGATCCCCTGGCGGACAAGATTCTCGTGTGTTCGGCATTCATTGCGTTTGTGGAACTGGACTGGATGCCGGCGTGGATGGTGATTGTGATTGTGGCGCGGGAACTGGCGATCACGGGGCTGCGGCTGCTGGCGGCCTCGCAGAACCTGGTGCTGGCGGCGGAGGGGTTCGGGAAGCACAAGACCGTGTCGCAGATCGTGTGCATCAGCGCGATTCTGACCTCGATGGCGTATCCGACATGGGGGGCGTGGGCGCGGGCCTTTTTCGAGTTTGCGATCGTGACGCCTTGGGTGGGGTGGTTCACGGAGGCTGCGAAGTGGATGGCGGTGGGGCTGACGGTGTTGTCGGGGAGCGTGTATCTGTGGCGAAACCGGTCGGTGTATTTGAGCGACGTGTGA
- a CDS encoding SDR family NAD(P)-dependent oxidoreductase, with translation MVLITGAGAGLGLALTRRLMAGGRHHLVATAREESLGRFEEAGVREGARLWIRAMDVTDGGQRRRVVEEVDRELGGVDVLVNNAGIAFRSVLEHVNEGEWLEQMRVNFRGPAELARLVLPAMRARRAGRIVSVSSVGGMMAMPTMALYSASKFALEGAFEALWYEVRPWGIRVTLVQPGFVRSDSFTRTRFTRQARHGRDEEGDPYHAHYREMHGFIERWMRRAWSSPEEVARVIERVMERRDPPLRVSATPDAWVFAKLRRWLPRRWYHRLLYAALPGIGRWGPAGRAGEVSG, from the coding sequence GTGGTGCTGATCACCGGGGCGGGGGCGGGGCTTGGGCTGGCGCTGACACGGCGGTTGATGGCGGGGGGGCGGCATCACCTGGTGGCGACGGCGCGGGAGGAATCGCTGGGGCGGTTTGAGGAGGCCGGCGTGCGGGAGGGGGCGCGGCTGTGGATCCGGGCGATGGATGTCACGGACGGGGGGCAGAGACGCCGGGTGGTCGAGGAGGTGGACCGGGAGTTGGGGGGTGTGGACGTGCTGGTGAACAACGCGGGCATCGCCTTCCGGTCGGTGCTCGAGCATGTGAACGAGGGGGAGTGGCTGGAGCAGATGCGGGTGAATTTCCGGGGGCCGGCCGAGCTGGCGAGGCTGGTGTTGCCGGCGATGCGGGCGAGGCGGGCGGGGCGGATTGTTTCGGTGTCGTCGGTGGGGGGGATGATGGCGATGCCGACGATGGCCTTGTACAGCGCGTCGAAGTTTGCGCTGGAGGGGGCGTTCGAGGCGTTGTGGTACGAGGTGCGGCCGTGGGGGATCCGGGTGACGCTGGTGCAGCCGGGGTTTGTGCGGTCCGATTCGTTTACGCGGACGCGGTTCACGCGGCAGGCGAGGCATGGGCGGGATGAGGAGGGGGATCCGTACCATGCGCATTACCGGGAGATGCACGGGTTCATCGAGCGCTGGATGCGTCGGGCGTGGTCGTCGCCGGAGGAGGTGGCGCGGGTGATCGAGCGGGTGATGGAACGGCGGGACCCGCCGTTGCGGGTGAGTGCGACGCCGGATGCGTGGGTGTTTGCCAAGCTGCGGCGGTGGCTTCCGCGTCGCTGGTATCACCGGCTGTTGTATGCGGCGTTGCCGGGGATTGGGCGGTGGGGTCCGGCGGGGAGGGCCGGGGAGGTCAGCGGCTGA
- a CDS encoding DUF1080 domain-containing protein — protein sequence MKPLVLALALCLLAVVPARAADTLAALVRILGGTPQPQLQLDILRGLRDATQGRPELPMPDGWEAIEARLARSDVPEIRSLSRSLGLTFGSASARLALRVTLQDRSVDPAQRQEALRALLGVRDPELPPVLRALLTDPAVRAAAVRALATFEDPQAAPALLAVYPSLSPGERRDALNTLAARATSARILLDAVAEGTVSPRDITAEILRQLRSLKDDSIDTALTRVYGPVRDVAADKQAEIERYRRIYRAGGSTPGDALRGRVVYARLCQQCHVLFDSGGKVGPDLTGSARNDLEYVLQNIIDPNAVIPNEYLASTFELRDGRVVTGLVQRQDDRTLTVATATETLTLPRADIVDTFLSQLSMMPEGLIDSLADQEFRDLIYYLGRPGQVPLLATPETAPLFFNGRDLELWDGDDSHWRVEEGQLVGRAHASHPAPDFLRSEMIASDFVLRLQFQLQPDAADAAILFRAESTPDGGATGYRLQLGSRNFGRLTLTGSPAPAQLHPAHARPALRPWNTLEIRSHGNRLHIALNGQPHADLESPAGPRQGLVAFELPPAAAELRLKDLALEPAPPHALTPDP from the coding sequence ATGAAGCCGCTGGTCCTTGCCCTTGCCCTCTGCCTGCTCGCCGTCGTCCCCGCCCGCGCGGCCGATACCCTCGCCGCCCTCGTCCGCATCCTCGGCGGCACCCCCCAACCCCAGCTCCAGCTCGATATCCTCCGCGGCCTCCGCGACGCCACCCAGGGCCGACCCGAACTTCCCATGCCCGATGGCTGGGAAGCCATCGAAGCCCGCCTCGCCCGCAGTGACGTCCCCGAAATCCGTTCCCTCTCCCGTTCCCTCGGCCTCACCTTCGGCTCCGCCTCCGCCCGTCTGGCCCTGCGCGTCACCCTCCAGGATCGCTCCGTCGATCCCGCCCAACGCCAGGAAGCCCTCCGTGCCCTCCTCGGCGTCCGTGACCCCGAACTTCCCCCCGTCCTTCGCGCCCTCCTCACCGATCCCGCCGTCCGTGCCGCCGCCGTCCGTGCCCTCGCCACCTTCGAGGATCCCCAGGCCGCCCCCGCCCTCCTCGCCGTCTATCCGTCCCTCTCCCCCGGCGAACGTCGCGACGCCCTCAACACCCTCGCCGCCCGCGCCACCTCCGCCCGGATCCTCCTCGACGCCGTCGCCGAAGGCACCGTCTCCCCGCGCGACATCACCGCCGAAATCCTCCGCCAGCTCCGCAGCCTCAAGGACGATTCCATCGACACCGCCCTCACCCGCGTGTACGGACCCGTCCGCGACGTCGCCGCCGACAAGCAGGCCGAAATCGAACGCTACCGGCGCATCTACCGCGCCGGCGGCTCCACCCCCGGCGACGCCCTCCGCGGCCGCGTCGTCTATGCCCGCCTCTGCCAGCAATGCCATGTCCTCTTCGATTCCGGCGGCAAGGTCGGACCCGACCTCACCGGCTCCGCCCGCAACGACCTCGAATACGTCCTCCAGAACATCATCGATCCCAACGCCGTCATCCCCAACGAATACCTCGCCTCCACCTTCGAACTCCGCGACGGCCGCGTGGTCACCGGACTCGTCCAGCGCCAGGACGACCGCACCCTCACCGTCGCCACCGCCACCGAAACCCTCACCCTTCCCCGCGCCGACATCGTGGACACCTTCCTCAGCCAGCTCTCCATGATGCCCGAAGGCCTCATCGATTCCCTCGCCGACCAGGAGTTCCGCGACCTCATCTACTACCTCGGCCGGCCCGGTCAGGTCCCCCTCCTCGCCACCCCCGAAACCGCCCCGCTCTTCTTCAACGGACGCGACCTCGAACTCTGGGACGGCGACGACTCCCACTGGCGCGTCGAAGAAGGCCAGCTCGTCGGCCGTGCTCACGCCTCCCACCCGGCCCCCGATTTCCTTCGCAGCGAAATGATCGCCTCCGACTTCGTCCTCCGCCTCCAGTTCCAACTCCAACCCGACGCCGCCGACGCCGCCATCCTCTTCCGCGCCGAATCCACACCCGACGGCGGCGCCACCGGCTACCGCCTCCAGCTCGGTTCCCGGAACTTCGGCCGGCTCACCCTCACCGGCAGCCCCGCTCCAGCCCAACTCCACCCCGCCCACGCCCGGCCAGCCCTCCGGCCCTGGAATACCCTCGAAATCCGCTCCCACGGCAACCGCCTCCACATCGCTCTCAACGGCCAGCCCCACGCCGACCTCGAATCCCCGGCCGGACCACGCCAGGGCCTGGTCGCCTTCGAACTTCCTCCCGCCGCCGCCGAACTCCGCCTCAAGGACCTCGCCCTCGAACCCGCCCCCCCCCACGCCCTGACCCCTGACCCCTGA
- the dctP gene encoding TRAP transporter substrate-binding protein DctP has translation MNRRQFLRHSAVGLAATPWAVPFVARAAARPEFRLAMATVAPRGSSFHQSFQTMARQWRDASGGRVDVTLYPGTQGGEPAIVRRMGIQQLQGAMLTAAGMGLIDKAPTALQLIPMAFQSWEEVDHVRDAMRPRLEQAFTDKGYQVLFWADAGWVRWFTRRPILRPADLKPMKIFAAAGDNDAIDIMRAYYDPVPLEPDKIFTALTTGLIDGVPLPPFLANFTQVASVARHMLDLRFTPVTGALLVSRRAWERIPADLRTRLESIAEETGAEVRAQSRAEDDAAITAMRDRQGLTVHPVTPDVAAEWRQVIAEAYPRLRGRLVPAPLFDEVQRLLGTFRTASGA, from the coding sequence ATGAATCGTCGCCAGTTCCTCCGCCATTCGGCCGTCGGCCTCGCCGCCACCCCCTGGGCCGTCCCATTCGTCGCCCGCGCCGCCGCCCGTCCCGAGTTCCGCCTCGCCATGGCCACCGTGGCCCCCCGCGGTTCGTCCTTCCACCAGTCCTTCCAGACCATGGCCCGCCAATGGCGCGATGCCTCCGGCGGCCGGGTGGACGTCACCCTCTACCCCGGCACCCAGGGCGGCGAACCGGCCATCGTCCGCCGCATGGGCATCCAGCAGCTCCAGGGCGCCATGCTCACCGCCGCCGGCATGGGCCTCATCGACAAGGCCCCCACCGCCCTCCAGCTCATCCCCATGGCCTTCCAATCCTGGGAGGAGGTCGATCACGTCCGCGATGCCATGCGTCCCCGCCTCGAACAGGCCTTCACCGACAAGGGCTACCAGGTCCTGTTCTGGGCCGACGCCGGCTGGGTCCGCTGGTTCACCCGTCGCCCCATCCTCCGCCCCGCCGATCTCAAACCGATGAAGATCTTCGCCGCCGCCGGCGACAACGACGCCATCGACATCATGCGGGCCTACTACGACCCCGTCCCGCTCGAACCCGACAAGATCTTCACCGCACTCACCACCGGCCTCATCGACGGCGTCCCGCTCCCCCCCTTCCTCGCCAATTTCACCCAGGTCGCCTCCGTCGCCCGTCACATGCTCGACCTCCGCTTCACTCCCGTCACCGGCGCCCTCCTCGTCTCCCGCCGCGCCTGGGAACGCATCCCCGCCGACCTCCGCACCCGCCTCGAATCCATCGCCGAGGAAACGGGAGCCGAAGTGCGTGCCCAGAGCCGCGCCGAAGATGACGCCGCCATCACCGCCATGCGCGACCGGCAGGGCCTCACCGTCCATCCCGTCACCCCCGATGTGGCAGCCGAATGGCGCCAGGTCATCGCCGAAGCCTACCCGCGCCTGCGCGGCCGCCTCGTGCCCGCCCCCCTCTTCGATGAGGTTCAACGCCTCCTCGGGACCTTCCGCACCGCCTCCGGCGCATGA